Below is a window of Cytobacillus firmus DNA.
CCTTCCAAGTGGTCTTCCCCTCTCTTAGGTTCATAAAAGGCCACTTCTAAACCGCTGCTGTTTTGAACAAGATGGCCCTGCTTTAAAAAAGCCTGAGCTGCTTCAGGCACCAAATGGGCATAATCCTTAAATAAACCCCTGTTTCTTATGACAACTGCTTTGAATTCTTTTAATGCCACATTGCACATATTAGAAATCCCCCCAAACTTTTATTCATATGAAATTCTCTAAGCGATGGGAAAATCCTCCTTTATTCTTTTGCATGAGAAAAGACGCGCCTTGCGGGACGCGTCTCTTTAACTCCCTAATTTCATTATTTTAGTCAGAGGCGAGGGGTATCTTCGGACTCTGCGAACTTGCGTATGTCTTTTTGAGTCTGAACCTGGAGCAACTTTGGACTCTGCAACCTGGTTTTTCTGGTTTTGAGTCTGAACCCGGTGTAACTTCGGACTCTGCGACCTGGTTTTTCTGGTTTTGTGTCGGAACCCGGAGCAACTTCGGACTCTGCGACCTGGTTTTTCTGGTTTAGAGTCGGAACCCGGTACAACTTCGGACTCTGCGACCTGGTTTTTCTGGTTTAGAGTCGGAACCCGGTACAACTTCGGACTCTGCGACCTGGTTTTTCTGGTTTTGTGTCGGAACCCGGAGCAACTTCGGACTCTGCGACTTGGTTTTTCTGGTTTTGTGTCGGAACCCGGAGCAACTTCGGACTCTGCGACTTGGTTTTTCTGGTTTTGAGTCGGAACCCGGAGCAACTTCGGACTCTGCGACCTGGTTTTTCTAGTTTTGAGTCGGAACCCGGAGCAACTTCGGACTCTGCGACCTGGTTTTTCTAGTTTTGAGTCGGAACCCGGAGCAACTTCGGACTCTGCGACCTGGTTTTTCTGGTTTTGAGTCGGAACCCAAGCCACCTCCTACTCAACAACCACCCATAACCCCTTTCAAGTCCGATGCTGCACCATGCTAAATCATCAAGATCTCCCGTAAATCCTCTTCCGTCAGACTTCCTGCTGCACTTTCATTCGAATCGATGATTTCCTCGATCAGGTTTTTCTTTTTATCCTGCAGTTCATTCATCTTTTCTTCGACGGTGCCACTCGATAATAATTTTATAACCTGGACGGTGTTTTTCTGTCCTATGCGGTGGGCCCGGTCGGCTGCCTGTTCCTCAACGGCAGGGTTCCACCACAGATCGTATAAGATGACGGTATCAGCACCAGTCAGATTGAGGCCTGTACCGCCTGCCTTCAATGAAATCAGGAAAAAATCGCGCTCCCCCTCATTATACCGGCGGCAGATTTCCACCCGGTCCCCCGAAGGTGTCTGTCCATCCAGGTAAAAAAACGGCAAATCCATAAGGGCCAGTTCTCTGCCAATAAGGTCCAGCATTTTAGTGAATTGTGAAAAGATCAGAACACGTCTGCCAGACAACCTGGATTCTTCAATAATTCTCTTCAGCTGTTCAAATTTTGCTGAACTCCCTTTATATCCATCCACAAACAAAGCAGGGTGGCAGCAAATCTGGCGAAGCCTCGTCAAACCGGCAAGGATTCTTATGCGGTTCTTTCTGATTGTGTCTTTATTTAAATGCTTTAAGGTATCTTCTCTCAGTTTTGCCAGGTATGCAGCATAGAGCTTCTTTTGATCAGGCAGCAATTCAGACGAATCAATCAGCTCCATCTTTTCAGGCAGCTCTGAAAGAACATTTTCTTTCAGCCTCCTGAGCATGAAGGGGCGAACTCTTCTCGCAATCGTCTTCCTTGTTAAATTACCGTAATCCTTTAACCCGCCAAACAATTCAGGGAAGACAACATGAAAAATAGACCACAGCTCTTCTGCTGAATTTTCAACGGGTGTGCCTGTTAATGCAAACCGATATTTCGCATTGATTTTCTTTACTGCTCTCGCTGTTTGGGTAACCGGATTTTTAAATACCTGTGCTTCGTCGAAAAATACTGTGTGAAATTCCTGCATTTCATACCACTTTATATCTTTCAGCACCAGCGGATAGGAAGTAATCACCACATCAACGCCGGATAAATCCATCTGAAGCTCAGCCCGTTCTTTTTGATTTCCATCGATGACAATTGCCTGGATGTCCGGAGTGAACTTCGTCAGTTCGCTTAACCAGTTGTACGTTAAGGATGATGGGCACACAATAAGGGCAGGGCGGGTACTTTCCCGAATATCCTTAAGCTCAGACTGAATAAAAGCAATGCTTTGCAGTGTCTTCCCAAGTCCCATATCATCAGCCAAAACGCCGCCAAATCCATAATGCGCCATTGTCTTTAACCATTTATATCCACTTTTCTGGTATTCCCTTAAAATAGAATCCAGTTTTTCCGGCACAGGAATCTGCAGGCATGATGGATTCTCAAGCTCCGCCAAAAACGTCCGAAAAGATTCCTCATGACAGAACACTTCCTGATCACCAGCTGCGTCCAGCATTCTAAGACCAGATACAATCGGCATGTTCAAACCGCTTTCCAGATCCTCTGCCTGCTCGGGCACAGCTTTCAGAAAACGCTGGATTTCCTCAAATTCCCGTGTTTCCAAAGAAAGGAGCGCGCCATTTTTCAGGCGATAGTATTTTCGTTTCTCCTCAAGTGCAAATAATACATCCCGTATCTCCTGGTCAGCTATGCCGGTCAATTCAAACTTGAATTCCAGCCAATTGGTCCGCTCCTTTTTCATTTTTATCCGTATCTGCGGTTTGGCATTCTCCCTGAAAATCCGGTTTCTGACAGCCGTAGTCGCATATAGTTTCACCAGTTTCTGCAGTTTAGGGACAACGTGATAAAGGAATTCATATTCCAGCTCTTCATTCTGAAGAAAATAGCCGCCATCCGTCTTGGCAAAAGAGCTTTCCTCCATAAGCAGAAGGATCTCATCCTCTAATGCCACATCTCTAATTATCCGCGTGCCGCCCTTCGGCTCTCTGCTCTCCAGCGGATTAATCACGATATTTTCATAATGAAATTCAATTCCTGCCAGCAGCCGGTTCCGCAGACGGTCCAGGTACAGCTTGGCAGTCAAAGGCGTTTTCATAAACCTGTGTGACATGTCTTCAGAAATATGGACATCCCCCAGTTTTCTTAATCCAGGAACCACTTTTTCCAGAAACATCTCCATTTGTTCAGCAGCTATAGGGATTTTGTTTTTTCCGGCAGCCTCAAGCATCTGTGTTAAATCATACAGACGCTTACCTTCATCTTTCCTGAGGGTGATGAATTTTCCGCCGGATAGAACCGCACTATACGAATCCAGGATCAGCAGCCGATCCAGTCCTTTAACATGTAAATAACAATGATTTTTTGTTTCGGCCAGTTCAAATCGCAGTGGCAGCCGGTCCTCTGAAAAAGTCATCCGATCAAATGTTTTTCCTGTTATTTCAAGCTTTACTTTTTCAGCAAACGCCAAAGCAGGCTTCAGCCGTTCCCAGGATGATGGAGGGATTAAGAGCATATGCTTCGATGCTGTATAATCAAAATCATCCATTAAAGCATTGATATAGATAGATTCATCGTGTATTACCTGTATCAGCTGCTGAAGGACTGCATCCGCTTCCGGAGGGAAACAATGCAGGGCGGGATCATAGGAAAAAGAAAGTGATAATAGGCTTGGACTCCCCACTTTAACTGAATGGAGAAATTGACGGATATCCAAGACAGCCATTGGGCCGATAGAAATTTTAATGGCAAACAAATAATGCCCTTTTCCCAAATGAACAGGCAGACACGTAAACTCAGGCTGGAGGACTTGCCTGTTTTCAAAATGAAGCTGGTGTCCGCTTGACCTTCCCGGCTGTTCACTGAAAAGTGTCATAAGGCTATCAGTTAAGGCGTGTTCATGAGAAGCTTCAAGGCTTCCAGCTGATAGGGCTGGCAATCTATATTGCTGCATATCATGAATTGCCAGCAGTACAGCCGCAGCATGCTGGCACTCTTTATCAAATGATGCAAGCTTGGGACAGCTGCATGTAGTTTTAAACCCATTACTTGAAGTTTTCTCTACTTCAACATAAAACTCTTCACCAGCAGATACCGTTGCCTTACATATATCACCATTGTATTTATTTATCGTTACTTTATCATTCCTGAAAAACGCGTCCCCTCTTTTGAAGGAGACAGTACCGCACATTTCTTTTATCATTTTGTGAGTCAATTTAATATCCACAAATGTTCTCCTTCCGGGAAAATCTATACCAAAATTGTATCATAATCAACTGCCTAAATTCATTTTAATACAACACAAAAAGGGGGAGCATATCCCCCTTTTGAATCATCAATTATTTAAGTTCCCCTTCCAGCCGGATAATCCATTTATAAAATACCACCACTAATAGAAGGAGAATTGGGTCAAGTATTGCCGCATGCCATAATCTCCACCAGCCATAGTTAAAATACCCCCAGGGTTCCGGCAATAAGGCGATGACTTCATATAGCAAAATGGCCACGACACAAAAAAAGATATAAGAAAAACGTTTAATAAGATCTCCTTTAAAAGGATACCAGTTCAGAAACATCATATTCACCGGGGGCACCAGCGCAATGTGCGCCAAGAGCCCTGGCCAATTTGGCTCCTTGTCAAAGTACCAATATCCCCAATATTTAAACTCGATCATAACATCAAATATCAGCTGAAGGGATATTGTGAATGTCCATATATGTAAAATTTGGTTTTTCGACAAACGCTTATTTGTTTTAAAGGCAATAAGATTAAAAAGAATAGTGGCTGCCAGCAGTCCAATCATAGCAAAATCCTTTTTATTTGTTAATGTCTCTTAAATGGCTTTTTTTATTCCTGATTTGGTAACATTAATCATATTAACTGTGATTAAAAGGAGAATTTAATGGAGCCCTCATTACTTTCAATGTTTCTTCCGGCCATTCAGCAGCTTCCTTTTGG
It encodes the following:
- a CDS encoding DEAD/DEAH box helicase; the protein is MDIKLTHKMIKEMCGTVSFKRGDAFFRNDKVTINKYNGDICKATVSAGEEFYVEVEKTSSNGFKTTCSCPKLASFDKECQHAAAVLLAIHDMQQYRLPALSAGSLEASHEHALTDSLMTLFSEQPGRSSGHQLHFENRQVLQPEFTCLPVHLGKGHYLFAIKISIGPMAVLDIRQFLHSVKVGSPSLLSLSFSYDPALHCFPPEADAVLQQLIQVIHDESIYINALMDDFDYTASKHMLLIPPSSWERLKPALAFAEKVKLEITGKTFDRMTFSEDRLPLRFELAETKNHCYLHVKGLDRLLILDSYSAVLSGGKFITLRKDEGKRLYDLTQMLEAAGKNKIPIAAEQMEMFLEKVVPGLRKLGDVHISEDMSHRFMKTPLTAKLYLDRLRNRLLAGIEFHYENIVINPLESREPKGGTRIIRDVALEDEILLLMEESSFAKTDGGYFLQNEELEYEFLYHVVPKLQKLVKLYATTAVRNRIFRENAKPQIRIKMKKERTNWLEFKFELTGIADQEIRDVLFALEEKRKYYRLKNGALLSLETREFEEIQRFLKAVPEQAEDLESGLNMPIVSGLRMLDAAGDQEVFCHEESFRTFLAELENPSCLQIPVPEKLDSILREYQKSGYKWLKTMAHYGFGGVLADDMGLGKTLQSIAFIQSELKDIRESTRPALIVCPSSLTYNWLSELTKFTPDIQAIVIDGNQKERAELQMDLSGVDVVITSYPLVLKDIKWYEMQEFHTVFFDEAQVFKNPVTQTARAVKKINAKYRFALTGTPVENSAEELWSIFHVVFPELFGGLKDYGNLTRKTIARRVRPFMLRRLKENVLSELPEKMELIDSSELLPDQKKLYAAYLAKLREDTLKHLNKDTIRKNRIRILAGLTRLRQICCHPALFVDGYKGSSAKFEQLKRIIEESRLSGRRVLIFSQFTKMLDLIGRELALMDLPFFYLDGQTPSGDRVEICRRYNEGERDFFLISLKAGGTGLNLTGADTVILYDLWWNPAVEEQAADRAHRIGQKNTVQVIKLLSSGTVEEKMNELQDKKKNLIEEIIDSNESAAGSLTEEDLREILMI